Proteins from a genomic interval of Arachis hypogaea cultivar Tifrunner chromosome 10, arahy.Tifrunner.gnm2.J5K5, whole genome shotgun sequence:
- the LOC112715570 gene encoding protein disulfide-isomerase SCO2, translated as MFSTNTNATSLFFPSSNPTSIFRARASAGDLSFPRFFHSLASAAAVAGGLGAAGGGGVSDEVTGGTAARRGGGNEGKMRVKAKEKKWSRNRESYLWDNTDPLPLPMTYPDSSPVSPDEIDKRLQCDPNLEDCKEVVYEWTGKCRSCQGSGYVNYYNKRGKEVTCKCIPCMGIGYVQKITARKDIDVMED; from the exons ATGTTCTCCACCAACACCAACGCAacctctctcttcttcccttcttcaaaCCCTACATCCATCTTCCGAGCTCGCGCCTCCGCTGGAGACCTCTCCTTTCCTCGCTTCTTTCACTCCCTCGCTTCCGCCGCCGCCGTCGCCGGCGGTCTAGGGGCAGCTGGAGGAGGAGGAGTCTCAGACGAAGTCACTGGCGGAACAGCAGCGAGGCGCGGTGGCGGGAACGAAGGGAAGATGAGAGTGAAGGCGAAGGAAAAGAAGTGGTCTCGGAATAGAGAGAGTTATTTGTGGGACAACACTGATCCTCTCCCTCTTCCCATGACTTACCCTGATTCCTCCCCTGTTTCCCCCGATGAAATCGATAAGCGTCTTCAATGCGATCCCAATCTTGAG GATTGTAAAGAGGTGGTTTATGAATGGACTGGGAAGTGCAGAAGTTGCCAAGGTTCAGGATATGTAAACTACTATAACAAAAGAGGGAAAGAGGTTACCTGCAAATGCATTCCTTGCATGGGAATTG GATATGTGCAGAAGATAACAGCTCGCAAGGACATCGACGTGATGGAGGATTAG
- the LOC112715568 gene encoding protein PLANT CADMIUM RESISTANCE 2 isoform X1: MSMYPAVDEAETYAIQGHNPGGYVIPAPAVPNYGTSHPYAAPYLTGGIRGPLQLQRWSTGLCRCFDDPANCVVTCFCPCITFGQIAEIVSKGTSTCTCEGAIYGALALIGFPCLYSCFYRSKMRAQYELPEAPCMDCLVHFCCETCALCQEYRELKNRGIDLSIALSSGDILLHLIVTVNLLSKEPLCLALKSTSNTHMTGAPWQRYCTARPDANLERTSASVHPCSWCIERAAL, translated from the exons ATGTCCATGTACCCAGCAGTAGATGAAGCAGAGACATATGCAATTCAAGGCCATAATCCTGGTGGTTATGTCATACCAGCGCCGGCAGTTCCAAACTATGGTACATCACATCCTTATGCTGCTCCATACCTCACCGGCGGCATCAGAGGACCTCTCCAGTTGCAGCGTTGGTCCACCGGTCTCTGCCGTTGTTTTGATGATCCTGCAAACT gTGTGGTCACTTGCTTCTGCCCTTGTATTACTTTTGGACAAATAGCAGAGATAGTAAGTAAAGGAACTTCAA CATGCACATGTGAGGGAGCTATTTATGGGGCACTGGCTCTTATTGGGTTTCCATGCTTGTATTCATGCTTTTACCGCTCAAAGATGAGGGCACAATATGAGTTGCCAGAGGCACCTTGTATGGACTGCTTAGTTCATTTCTGTTGTGAAACTTGTGCTCTCTGTCAAGAATATAGAGAGCTAAAAAACCGTGGAATTGACTTGAGCATAG CTCTGTCGTCGGGGGACATACTACTGCACCTAATAGTGACAGTCAATCTTCTGTCGAAGGAGCCGCTGTGCCTAGCACTGAAATCGACGTCCAATACACACATGACGGGAGCTCCTTGGCAGCGTTACTGCACTGCACGACCTGACGCCAACCTTGAACGGACGTCCGCCAGTGTCCATCCCTGCTCCTGGTGCATAGAACGAGCAGCGCTATAA
- the LOC114924027 gene encoding calmodulin-like protein 30 translates to MSTSFLDFQYSLSKRKYLRKPSRMFSRDKQNSGLKAVFQPNVDEMKQVFDKFDSNRDGKISQQEYKATLRSLGMENTVQEVPNIFRVVDLDGDGYINFKEFMEAQKMGGGVRTIDIQSAFRTFDKNGDGKISAEEIQEMLRRLGERCSLQDCQKMVTAVDTDGDGMVNMDEFMTMMTQSRRVA, encoded by the coding sequence ATGTCAACAAGCTTTCTTGATTTCCAATACAGCCTCTCAAAGAGGAAGTACCTGAGGAAGCCGTCACGGATGTTCTCGAGGGACAAACAAAACTCGGGTTTGAAGGCTGTTTTCCAGCCTAATGTAGATGAGATGAAGCAGGTGTTTGACAAATTTGATTCCAACAGAGATGGGAAAATTTCTCAGCAGGAGTACAAGGCCACCCTGAGATCTCTGGGCATGGAGAACACGGTTCAAGAGGTGCCAAATATTTTCCGGGTGGTCGATCTGGATGGAGATGGATACATCAACTTCAAGGAGTTCATGGAGGCTCAGAAGATGGGTGGTGGGGTTAGGACGATTGATATACAGAGTGCATTCCGGACATTTGACAAGAATGGTGATGGGAAGATAAGTGCAGAAGAAATTCAAGAGATGCTGAGGAGGCTGGGAGAAAGGTGCAGCCTTCAAGACTGCCAGAAGATGGTGACAGCGGTGGACACCGATGGAGATGGCATGGTCAACATGGACGAGTTCATGACCATGATGACTCAGTCTAGGAGAGTTGCTTAG
- the LOC112715568 gene encoding protein PLANT CADMIUM RESISTANCE 7 isoform X2, producing MSMYPAVDEAETYAIQGHNPGGYVIPAPAVPNYGTSHPYAAPYLTGGIRGPLQLQRWSTGLCRCFDDPANCVVTCFCPCITFGQIAEIVSKGTSTCTCEGAIYGALALIGFPCLYSCFYRSKMRAQYELPEAPCMDCLVHFCCETCALCQEYRELKNRGIDLSIGWEANAARQGIIVPPSVSPTMTR from the exons ATGTCCATGTACCCAGCAGTAGATGAAGCAGAGACATATGCAATTCAAGGCCATAATCCTGGTGGTTATGTCATACCAGCGCCGGCAGTTCCAAACTATGGTACATCACATCCTTATGCTGCTCCATACCTCACCGGCGGCATCAGAGGACCTCTCCAGTTGCAGCGTTGGTCCACCGGTCTCTGCCGTTGTTTTGATGATCCTGCAAACT gTGTGGTCACTTGCTTCTGCCCTTGTATTACTTTTGGACAAATAGCAGAGATAGTAAGTAAAGGAACTTCAA CATGCACATGTGAGGGAGCTATTTATGGGGCACTGGCTCTTATTGGGTTTCCATGCTTGTATTCATGCTTTTACCGCTCAAAGATGAGGGCACAATATGAGTTGCCAGAGGCACCTTGTATGGACTGCTTAGTTCATTTCTGTTGTGAAACTTGTGCTCTCTGTCAAGAATATAGAGAGCTAAAAAACCGTGGAATTGACTTGAGCATAG GGTGGGAAGCCAATGCTGCAAGGCAAGGAATTATAGTACCTCCATCAGTTTCACCAACCATGACaagatga